The Polaribacter tangerinus genome has a segment encoding these proteins:
- a CDS encoding CoA-transferase subunit beta, producing MKNKNFTSKEMMVVSASRFLKDDDIVFIGIGLPSLAANLAKRVQAPNISMIYESGTLDTKPERLPLSIGDDELSKKALAVISVPEVFNYYLQGGKIEIGFLGAAQVDKFGNINTTIIGKDYKNPKVRLPGAGGAPEIAAFCKDTLIMLRQTKRNFVNKLDFITSVGYADGNNSRDKLNFVSNGPKAIITDLGILEPCKVTQEFILTHIHEGVSIQEVKDATGWPLKISENIITTSSPSLKELEILRKLEATQN from the coding sequence ATGAAGAATAAAAATTTTACTTCTAAAGAAATGATGGTTGTCTCAGCATCTAGATTCCTTAAAGATGATGATATTGTTTTTATAGGAATAGGACTTCCAAGTCTAGCCGCAAATTTAGCAAAAAGAGTACAAGCGCCAAATATATCTATGATCTATGAAAGCGGAACATTAGATACAAAGCCAGAAAGACTGCCTTTATCTATTGGAGATGATGAATTAAGTAAAAAAGCTTTAGCTGTTATTTCTGTACCTGAGGTTTTTAACTATTACCTTCAGGGAGGTAAAATTGAAATTGGATTTTTAGGAGCGGCTCAGGTAGATAAATTTGGAAATATAAATACTACTATAATAGGTAAAGACTATAAAAATCCAAAAGTTAGACTACCAGGAGCTGGTGGAGCTCCTGAAATAGCTGCTTTTTGTAAAGACACATTAATTATGTTAAGACAAACAAAAAGAAACTTTGTAAATAAATTAGATTTTATTACTTCTGTAGGCTATGCTGATGGTAATAATAGTAGAGATAAATTAAATTTTGTTAGTAATGGTCCAAAAGCTATCATTACAGATTTAGGAATATTAGAACCTTGTAAAGTTACTCAAGAATTTATTTTAACACATATTCATGAAGGAGTAAGTATACAGGAGGTTAAAGATGCAACAGGTTGGCCATTAAAAATATCTGAAAATATTATAACTACCTCTTCTCCTTCATTAAAAGAATTAGAAATTTTAAGAAAATTAGAGGCTACACAAAATTAA
- a CDS encoding CoA transferase subunit A, whose protein sequence is MTEFLSLEKAIQKYVKPKTSVALEGFTHLIPHAAGLEIIRQKINDLHLFRMTPDIIYDQLIGMGCVSKLTFSWGGNPGVGSLHRFRDAYENEFPNKIEFKEHAHSAMANAYAAGASGLPCAIFKGYLGTSYPDINDDIKFMKCPFSEEKLTIIPSIRPDIGIIHAQKADNNGNIWIKGISGSQKEVLMASKKTIVTVEEIVDIIDEKNGGTIIPRWVINAICVEPNGAFPSYAEGYYNRYNAFYKEWDTISKDRKTFNNWMNKFVLSTKNYTEFFKKINNEE, encoded by the coding sequence ATGACTGAATTTCTTAGTTTAGAAAAAGCAATACAAAAGTATGTAAAACCAAAAACTAGTGTTGCTTTAGAAGGGTTTACCCACCTAATACCTCACGCTGCAGGTTTAGAAATCATAAGGCAAAAAATTAATGATTTGCACTTATTTAGAATGACACCAGATATAATTTATGATCAATTGATTGGAATGGGATGCGTTAGCAAACTAACATTTTCTTGGGGTGGTAACCCTGGGGTTGGTTCTTTACATAGATTCAGAGATGCTTATGAAAATGAATTTCCAAATAAAATTGAATTTAAAGAACATGCGCATTCCGCTATGGCAAATGCATATGCAGCGGGAGCATCTGGGTTACCTTGTGCTATTTTTAAAGGATACTTAGGAACAAGTTACCCAGATATAAATGATGATATAAAATTTATGAAATGTCCTTTTTCTGAAGAAAAACTAACAATTATACCATCAATAAGACCTGATATTGGAATTATTCATGCCCAAAAAGCAGATAATAATGGTAATATTTGGATTAAAGGTATTTCAGGCAGTCAAAAAGAAGTATTAATGGCTTCAAAAAAAACAATCGTAACCGTTGAGGAAATTGTTGATATAATTGATGAAAAGAATGGTGGAACAATAATACCTAGGTGGGTAATTAATGCTATTTGTGTTGAACCTAATGGAGCATTTCCATCTTATGCAGAGGGATACTATAATCGTTATAATGCATTTTATAAAGAATGGGATACAATAAGTAAAGACCGTAAAACATTTAATAACTGGATGAATAAATTCGTCTTATCAACTAAAAATTATACGGAGTTTTTTAAAAAAATAAATAATGAAGAATAA
- a CDS encoding NAD-dependent succinate-semialdehyde dehydrogenase, whose amino-acid sequence MIIKNKDLLCSKAIIGDWCNAFDKSTFNIMNPATNESIGTLPNMGEHETIKAIEIANEAFQMWKNQTVDFRSNILRSWAELIRENKDDLAVIMTMEQGKTIKESIGEIVYSASFLDWYAEEAQRPIGRMMPAHQTDQKILITHEPLGVGATITPWNFPALMVMREVAPALAAGCTVVIKPSELTPLTPLALVKLAIDAGLPLGVLSVITGDKKNTPKIGDVLTSHLKINKISFTGSTATGIMLAKKAMESVKKMSLELGGNAPFIVFDDADIDAALTGLISSKYRNSGQACVATNRVFIQKGIYNDFIVKFIKKVELLKVGNGLDADVDMGPLISIEASENMENYIKDSLLKGGELLTGGKRHKLGKSFFEPTVIANASDEMMPCQCEIFGPLTMIQKFDSEEEVIKLANNSIHGLAAYFYSNDRKRSWRVSEALKAGIIGENTVSFSTPRAPFGGYKQSGIGRNGGSEGLVEWQEVKYRCIGDLN is encoded by the coding sequence ATGATTATTAAAAATAAAGACTTATTATGTTCAAAGGCAATCATTGGAGATTGGTGTAATGCTTTTGATAAAAGTACATTTAATATAATGAATCCTGCTACAAATGAGAGTATTGGTACACTTCCGAATATGGGAGAGCATGAGACGATAAAGGCTATAGAAATTGCTAATGAAGCTTTTCAAATGTGGAAAAATCAGACTGTAGATTTTAGGTCTAATATACTAAGAAGTTGGGCTGAATTAATTAGAGAGAATAAAGATGATTTAGCTGTAATAATGACGATGGAACAGGGAAAGACTATAAAAGAGTCAATAGGTGAAATAGTTTATTCGGCAAGTTTTTTAGATTGGTATGCAGAAGAAGCTCAAAGACCAATAGGAAGAATGATGCCTGCGCATCAAACAGATCAAAAAATATTAATTACACATGAGCCTCTTGGTGTTGGAGCAACAATAACACCTTGGAATTTTCCAGCACTAATGGTTATGAGAGAAGTTGCACCAGCTTTAGCCGCAGGATGTACTGTAGTAATAAAACCATCAGAATTGACACCTTTAACGCCTTTAGCCTTAGTCAAATTAGCAATTGATGCTGGTTTACCTCTAGGTGTCTTATCTGTAATTACTGGTGATAAAAAAAATACCCCAAAAATAGGAGATGTTTTGACATCTCATTTAAAAATAAATAAAATAAGTTTTACAGGATCTACAGCTACCGGTATAATGCTTGCAAAAAAAGCAATGGAATCTGTAAAGAAAATGAGTCTTGAACTAGGAGGAAATGCACCGTTTATAGTTTTTGATGATGCAGATATAGATGCGGCTTTAACAGGATTAATTTCTTCTAAGTATAGGAATTCTGGACAAGCTTGTGTTGCTACTAATAGAGTCTTTATTCAAAAAGGTATTTATAATGATTTTATAGTTAAATTTATTAAAAAAGTTGAATTACTTAAGGTTGGAAATGGTCTAGACGCTGACGTTGATATGGGGCCATTAATTTCAATTGAGGCATCAGAAAATATGGAAAATTATATAAAAGATTCCCTTTTGAAGGGAGGAGAATTGTTAACTGGAGGTAAAAGGCATAAACTAGGTAAAAGCTTTTTTGAACCAACAGTTATAGCGAATGCATCTGATGAAATGATGCCTTGTCAATGTGAAATTTTTGGACCATTAACAATGATTCAAAAGTTTGATTCTGAAGAAGAAGTTATAAAGCTAGCAAATAATTCTATTCATGGTTTGGCTGCATATTTTTACTCAAACGACAGGAAAAGGTCTTGGAGAGTTTCAGAGGCTTTAAAGGCTGGTATAATTGGTGAGAATACTGTTTCTTTTTCAACGCCTAGAGCTCCTTTTGGAGGTTATAAACAATCTGGAATAGGACGAAATGGCGGAAGTGAAGGATTAGTAGAGTGGCAAGAAGTTAAATACAGATGTATTGGAGATTTAAATTAG
- a CDS encoding iron-containing alcohol dehydrogenase, with the protein MENFEYNTPNKIVLRDSCTYQVDTYKELKITGNVLFVTDRNLINLNIATPAIKALEKNDANIFVFDQVAPEPKVSTVREIVEFCKNHEITYVVGFGGGSPMDIAKIAAVLLKSPQNIEEIYGVNKVIGDRLPLALIPTTSGTGSEVTPVAVVTSDDGSKSPIVDTHLICDIVLLDAKLTTGLPPKITAATGVDAMVHAIEAYTSGVRKNVISDNLAKKAFVLLFNNIKTATFKGTNIVSRRNMLIGSSLAGLAFANASVGAVHALSYPLGVSFNLPHGESNALVMIPVMRFNLKKATSLYADLSRIINSEVIFSTDLEAANYLINQIESLIKELNLSTKLSDYNITEKDINTLTTGTLKQSRLLSYNLTKMNETDISNIFKSIL; encoded by the coding sequence ATGGAAAATTTTGAATATAACACACCGAATAAAATAGTTTTAAGAGATAGTTGTACTTATCAAGTTGATACTTATAAAGAGTTGAAGATTACAGGGAATGTTTTATTTGTTACAGATAGAAATTTAATAAATCTAAACATAGCAACTCCAGCAATAAAAGCATTAGAAAAGAATGATGCTAATATTTTTGTTTTTGATCAAGTAGCACCAGAACCAAAAGTATCAACAGTTAGAGAAATAGTAGAATTTTGTAAAAATCATGAAATCACTTATGTAGTTGGTTTTGGTGGAGGTAGCCCAATGGATATTGCTAAAATTGCTGCTGTTTTATTAAAATCGCCTCAAAATATTGAAGAAATTTATGGTGTAAATAAAGTGATAGGAGATAGATTACCACTTGCTTTAATACCAACCACCTCTGGAACTGGATCTGAGGTTACTCCGGTTGCTGTTGTAACTTCTGATGATGGAAGTAAATCTCCAATAGTTGATACTCATTTAATATGCGATATTGTTTTATTGGATGCAAAGTTAACCACAGGACTGCCACCTAAAATAACTGCAGCTACAGGTGTTGACGCTATGGTTCATGCAATTGAGGCCTATACCTCAGGAGTTAGAAAGAATGTCATTTCAGATAATTTAGCTAAAAAAGCATTTGTATTGTTGTTTAATAATATAAAAACAGCAACTTTTAAAGGTACAAACATAGTGTCAAGAAGAAATATGCTAATTGGGTCTTCATTGGCAGGTCTTGCATTTGCTAATGCCAGTGTTGGTGCTGTTCATGCATTATCATATCCTTTAGGTGTTTCTTTTAATTTACCACATGGAGAAAGTAATGCTTTAGTTATGATTCCTGTAATGCGTTTTAATTTAAAAAAGGCAACTTCATTATATGCAGATTTGTCTAGAATAATTAATTCAGAAGTAATTTTCAGTACTGATCTAGAAGCAGCTAATTATTTAATTAATCAAATTGAAAGTTTAATTAAAGAATTAAACTTAAGTACTAAATTATCGGATTATAATATTACTGAAAAAGATATAAATACTCTAACAACAGGAACATTAAAGCAGTCAAGATTATTATCTTATAATCTTACTAAAATGAATGAAACCGATATTTCTAATATTTTTAAATCAATTTTATAA
- a CDS encoding SDR family oxidoreductase, translating to MKHKYVLITGGALGIGAGIVKEILKMGYSPIVLDVVEPENTEGILFFKVDLSNQIETRKVLDKVTSKFKILRLINNVGIVLPSPIEDTSFEDFNKVISLNTWVATLCLQSLLPAMKNANFGRVVSITSRTILGKELRTAYSGSKGALSAMSKTWSLELASKGITVNTIAPGPIETDAFKKNNPPESSKTKEIINAIPVKRIGTPADIGNAVNFFLDDNCSFITGQTLFVCGGLTVGLSSN from the coding sequence ATGAAGCATAAATATGTTTTAATAACAGGGGGAGCCCTAGGTATAGGTGCAGGTATTGTAAAAGAAATTTTAAAAATGGGATATAGTCCTATTGTGTTAGATGTTGTAGAACCTGAAAATACTGAAGGTATACTTTTTTTTAAAGTAGATCTCTCTAATCAAATAGAAACTAGAAAAGTACTTGATAAGGTTACAAGTAAATTTAAAATACTAAGACTTATAAATAATGTTGGCATTGTATTACCAAGTCCTATAGAGGATACTAGTTTTGAAGATTTTAATAAAGTGATTTCACTTAATACTTGGGTGGCAACTCTGTGTTTACAAAGTTTATTACCGGCAATGAAAAATGCAAATTTCGGTCGTGTAGTTTCAATTACAAGTAGAACAATTCTTGGAAAAGAATTAAGAACCGCATACTCTGGGAGTAAGGGAGCTTTATCAGCAATGTCTAAAACATGGTCTTTGGAGTTAGCTTCTAAGGGAATTACAGTTAATACAATTGCACCAGGCCCAATTGAAACAGACGCTTTTAAAAAAAATAATCCACCTGAAAGCTCTAAAACAAAAGAAATAATTAACGCTATACCTGTCAAAAGAATAGGTACTCCTGCTGATATAGGTAATGCTGTTAATTTTTTTCTAGACGATAATTGTAGTTTTATTACGGGTCAAACTCTATTTGTATGTGGAGGTTTAACAGTAGGATTAAGTAGTAATTAG
- a CDS encoding acetyl-CoA C-acyltransferase, which yields MNRVYLYDGIRSPFGKYGGELSTTRPDDLMAYILKKLVERNNNIKDLIEDVVIGDSNQAGEDSRNIARNSALLSGISINSGGITVNRLCGSGLAAVHLATNSLKCNEGELYIAGGVESMTRAPLIISKTEKAFTRNIDVADSTIGWRFPNKNLLDRFGTHTMPETSDNIGKKLKITRDESDLFAYQSQMKYKNALETGFFDDEILPFKILARNKRENEFIMTADQHPRLNTSLEGLSKLKPINKNGVATAGNSSGINDGAAAILLGTAAMSNLLGKEPIVEIVAHAVSGVEPMYMGLGPVKASEKVLKRAGLTINDMDIIEINEAFSTQVLGCLKSLKLSFSDSRINPNGGAIAIGHPLGASGARLLITASRELRRIGGKYALVSLCIGIGQGIATIIKNPDVN from the coding sequence ATGAATAGAGTATATTTATATGACGGAATAAGATCTCCTTTTGGAAAATATGGGGGAGAATTAAGTACTACCAGACCTGATGACTTGATGGCTTATATATTAAAGAAATTAGTTGAGAGAAATAATAATATAAAAGACTTAATTGAAGATGTAGTAATTGGAGATTCTAATCAAGCAGGAGAAGATTCTAGAAACATTGCAAGAAACTCAGCATTATTAAGTGGAATATCAATAAATTCAGGTGGTATTACTGTAAATAGACTTTGTGGCAGTGGTTTAGCCGCTGTTCATCTTGCAACAAACTCATTAAAGTGTAATGAAGGTGAATTATATATTGCTGGAGGTGTAGAGAGTATGACTAGAGCTCCATTAATAATATCAAAAACTGAAAAAGCTTTTACAAGAAATATTGATGTAGCTGATTCTACAATTGGATGGAGATTTCCAAATAAAAACCTTTTGGATAGATTTGGTACCCACACTATGCCAGAAACATCAGATAATATTGGAAAAAAACTAAAAATCACAAGAGATGAAAGTGATTTATTTGCTTATCAATCTCAAATGAAATACAAGAATGCCCTAGAAACAGGATTTTTTGATGATGAAATTTTACCTTTTAAAATATTAGCTAGAAATAAAAGAGAGAATGAATTTATAATGACTGCAGACCAACATCCAAGGCTAAATACCTCATTAGAAGGGTTATCTAAATTAAAACCGATTAACAAGAACGGTGTGGCAACAGCAGGTAATTCATCAGGTATTAATGATGGTGCAGCGGCAATTTTATTAGGTACAGCTGCAATGAGCAATTTGTTAGGTAAAGAGCCAATAGTAGAAATAGTAGCTCACGCAGTATCTGGAGTAGAACCTATGTATATGGGACTTGGACCTGTAAAAGCATCTGAAAAAGTTTTAAAAAGAGCAGGATTAACAATTAATGATATGGATATTATAGAAATAAATGAAGCTTTCTCTACTCAAGTATTAGGTTGTTTAAAATCTCTAAAATTATCTTTTTCAGATAGCAGAATTAATCCTAATGGTGGCGCTATAGCTATTGGTCACCCGCTAGGAGCTTCTGGAGCTAGATTATTAATAACAGCAAGTAGAGAATTAAGAAGAATTGGAGGTAAATATGCTTTAGTTAGTTTATGTATTGGTATAGGACAAGGAATAGCTACTATCATTAAAAACCCTGATGTTAATTAA
- a CDS encoding carboxylesterase/lipase family protein → MLKFSSKYQFVKYFFLFLTMNGSLIYGQQEIVDTPLVKIESGFLKGELKDAKNNLVVFKGIPYAKPPVGDLRWRAPQKEDKWEGVKVCDSPGPICPQRVNGSGIQNMSEDCLYLNIFSTNLNNEKKVPVMVWIHGGGLNMGTGIRENSDGSEFAKKGVVLVSLNYRLGQLGFLAHPELSAESENGVSGNYGILDQILALKWIKKNISKFGGDPENVTIFGESAGGTCVSVLCSSKQSKGLFHKAILQSPWMFGFMSNTAKPNITYLKKGIANIPSAESLGLNWSKKYLTKKDTNTLKKLRALDAKLITRDEPYYETRITVDGWLLEDFQESVFMKGNQADVPIIIGTNKDEGNYYWNFIKQKTISDITKSLESFYASRAEHISEFYFTNSYKSVKLAVSRYITDAWFLEPSLHLLKGMDNVSSQVYQYRFSVPNRKYPKLGAVHGAEIKYVFNNLNDTFKKKDYKVAENMISYWVQFAKTGNPNKKGLNTWEPYDSKKNNFLDFTEMKSKIRNINAESQNQINQLRILKVKAYLK, encoded by the coding sequence ATGCTAAAATTTTCAAGTAAATATCAATTTGTAAAATACTTTTTTCTTTTTCTCACTATGAATGGTTCTTTAATATATGGACAACAAGAGATTGTAGATACTCCATTAGTTAAAATAGAGTCAGGTTTCCTAAAAGGAGAATTAAAAGATGCTAAAAATAATCTAGTCGTTTTTAAAGGAATACCATATGCAAAGCCTCCAGTAGGAGATCTGAGGTGGAGAGCTCCACAAAAAGAGGATAAATGGGAGGGAGTTAAAGTTTGTGATTCACCAGGCCCTATATGCCCTCAGAGGGTAAACGGTTCAGGAATTCAAAATATGAGTGAAGACTGCTTATATTTAAATATATTTTCAACAAATTTAAATAATGAAAAAAAGGTCCCAGTAATGGTTTGGATACATGGAGGTGGTTTAAATATGGGTACTGGTATTAGAGAAAATTCTGATGGATCTGAATTTGCTAAGAAAGGTGTTGTACTTGTGAGTTTAAATTATAGATTAGGTCAATTAGGTTTTTTAGCACATCCAGAGTTATCTGCAGAATCTGAAAACGGGGTCTCTGGTAATTATGGAATTTTAGATCAGATTTTAGCTTTAAAATGGATAAAAAAAAATATTTCAAAATTTGGAGGAGATCCAGAGAATGTAACCATTTTTGGTGAATCTGCAGGCGGAACCTGTGTAAGTGTTCTATGCTCTTCTAAACAATCAAAAGGTCTTTTTCATAAAGCGATTCTTCAAAGTCCTTGGATGTTTGGTTTTATGTCTAATACAGCAAAACCAAATATTACGTATTTAAAAAAAGGAATCGCAAACATTCCAAGTGCTGAATCGTTGGGTTTAAATTGGTCTAAAAAGTACTTGACAAAAAAGGATACAAATACCCTTAAAAAGTTAAGAGCTTTAGATGCAAAATTAATTACAAGAGATGAACCTTACTATGAGACAAGAATAACAGTTGATGGGTGGCTATTAGAAGATTTTCAAGAATCTGTTTTTATGAAAGGGAATCAAGCAGACGTTCCTATAATTATTGGTACAAATAAAGATGAAGGTAATTATTATTGGAACTTTATAAAACAAAAAACTATTAGTGACATTACCAAAAGCTTAGAAAGTTTTTATGCCTCTCGGGCAGAGCATATTTCAGAATTTTATTTTACAAATTCTTATAAGAGTGTAAAATTAGCAGTTAGTCGATATATAACTGATGCTTGGTTTTTAGAGCCTTCATTACATTTGTTAAAAGGTATGGATAATGTATCTTCTCAAGTTTATCAATATCGTTTTTCTGTGCCTAATAGAAAGTATCCAAAGTTAGGAGCTGTCCATGGTGCTGAAATAAAATATGTGTTCAATAACTTAAATGATACTTTTAAGAAAAAGGACTATAAAGTAGCCGAAAATATGATTTCTTATTGGGTTCAATTTGCAAAAACTGGAAATCCAAATAAAAAAGGTTTAAATACATGGGAACCCTATGATTCCAAAAAAAATAATTTTTTAGATTTTACAGAAATGAAAAGTAAAATAAGGAATATTAATGCTGAAAGTCAAAATCAAATTAATCAACTTAGAATATTAAAGGTAAAAGCATATTTAAAATGA